TGCGAAATCATACGCTAGATGCGGAGCATTGGGAGTAAGTGCTGATTTGGCCATTGGAGGCTGTGCGATCACACTAGAGCCTGTTCGGCCGAGCTGTGGTACGGTGAGCCAGGTGACATGCTCTGATTCTACTTTGCGGCTATAGTCTGATGCCTCGAAAGCCAATGCGCCGTTGTTGAGTACGGGAGGAGTGGAAGAAGCTAGCTTATCGGCATGTATGTGTATCGGGATCGCTTCCCCATTGACTGATACTGTGAGGGATCCATCCATCGATTGGTCGTCCATGGCTGCCCAGTCAATCGACACCTCGATGCGTTCGGTGAATGTGAGGTTACCTGACTTTTTGCTCAGTAGTATGGCTCTGTGGTTTGAGGTGATGTCATAGCTAGAAGCATCTGTTCCTCTGTTGAACAGCTCAATGTAGTAGTGGGGGTTGTTTTGAGAGTCAAACTTCGGTAGGGACAATGTTTGATTATTGGGCCACCATAGCTCTGAGTTTTCTAGAGCTATACCCGCATGTGCTCCTGTGAGAGGAAGGCTTTTTTCTACGAGAGTGGGCATGGACTGATGGTCAGGTTGCTGCCAGTATGTATAGCCTATGTGTGTTTGTGACATCATATGATTCCACTTGCCATTTCGGAGGCTGTGGTATTGCAGGGTGAGCAAACTGTCTTTTTCGTATAGCTGTCGAGCACGCAGCGCCGTTTCAGAGGTAGTGGTTCGGCCTTGTTGGGCATAGAGGTGGTTTTTAGCCACTTCGTAGTACATTTCATTGAGGTTGGCACTGGCTGCTATAGGGTATTCTACCAGTTGGAAATAGGCATCATGGTAGCGGGGAGGTAGTTCTTCTTTGATCTGCCTGGCCTGCTCTACCAGGGCGTTGTAATCGCGGACGACTCGCTCAAACTCTCTGTAGTGTGTCAAACTGTAGGTGTCCATGGATAGCATCTCGGGTTTGCGACGGCTGTTGAATAAGGTGTATTGGTCCAGTAGGTATGCGATGGCTTCTGCGGAGACTGTACCAAACTGCTGTTTGGCCCACTGCCTGCCATAGGCTGGGATTTGATCTGCAGTGATGGCCCTAGGGTCCCAAGCCAAGTCTAGGAAGAAGGAAATAGGGAATTCCATCGGCTTGAGGTCTCCCACATTGACAATCCAAATTTGATCCACTCCATAGGCATATGCAGTGGTCATTTGTTCCCAGACGCGTGATATTTGGGTGGTATTGATCCATTTGTAGTTTCTCGGTCCACCGACATAATCGAAATGATAGTAGATGCCATAGCCCCCAGCACGAGTCGTATCGCCGTAGGTGGGGAGTTTGCGTATGTTGCCCCAGTTGTCGTCGCAGAGTAGGAGGGTGATGTCGTCATCTACACGCATGCCTTGGTCGTAGTAGTCTTGGACCTCTTTGTAGAGGGCCCACATTTGAGGAGTTTCCTTGGCAGGTTTACCGGTGACCTCCGAGAGGATTGTGCGTTGGTCTTTGACGATATTTTCTAGCAGTTGGATGGCTGTGCCTTCGGTCATGGGTTCGTCTCCATCACCTCTCATGCCTACAGTGACGATGCTTTCGTTTGTACCCATTCGTTGTACGCCCTCTCTCCAAAATTGCTTGAGGTTCTCCTTATTTTTGCTGTAATTCCACGGTCCTTGTCCGTGGAGGCTCCATTCAATGTGGGCTCTGGAGAGTGGTTCGTGATGAGAAGTACCGAGGACTACTCCCATTTGATCGGCGAGGATGGGGCTTTGTGGATCATCCTCGTAGATAGACTTGCCCCACATGGCAGGCCAAAGATAGTTGCCTTTGAGCCTCAGAATCAGTTCGAATACATGGCTGTAAAATTCCGCATTAAAGCCTCCGAATTTGTCGAAAGCCATACCGGTGAGCGCAGGTGCTTCGTCGTTGATGAAGATGCCGCGGTATTTGACGCGAGGTTCTCCGATGGTGTAGGGGGACTTTCGGACAAATATATGTTCTTGCTGCACTACAGGTACATCTGCCCACCAATACCAGGGAGAGACTCCCATGAGTTGAGAGAGTTGGTAGACTCCATATATGGTGCCTCGCTTGTCACTGCCAGCGATGACCAGGCATTCGGAAACCTGAGAGGTTGGATGGTCTAGGCCTTGGATTACAAATTGCTCCCACTTGTTTTCCAAGAATTGTAGTTCAAGACCTAAGGATTGTATTGTAGGTTTTTGTGCAGACCCTATGATGATGGCTTTGTCGGTTTGAATGTCTTCCAATCGATGTACCAGAGGGGCTTTTTGCCCTGTGAGTAAGAGTAGGTCGTCCTGTAGATTAGTGACAGCTATTTGGATTCCTTGGTCCTCCGACTCGGACACCACGAGAGTCGCCAATTGCCCATCGCTGAATACCGGGAAGTCTCCGATAGAGGGACTGAAGCTCACTGGGCTGTGGTGCAGGTCGGATTCTGAACGAGAAGGTTGGTCTTGACACCCAGACCATAGGCAGAGCACTAATAGCAGTGAGAGGGTACTTTTTTTCATAATCAATAGAATAGATGCACGTCAAAACTAAATAGTTTTTCGATTTACGCAATCGATTGTTTGATATTTATCATAAAGAGTATCGGTACGCTGTGATGCAAACTTTCGAACGGGGTGTGTGGATCTATTTCCTACGGCTAGAGGCACGTTGGATGAGTGCAGTTTTGAGCTTGATGAGGTTGGAGGATTCTATTTCAGGGTGATTTTGGTGAGAGAGTAGTTGTCTTGCGGCGATTTCGCCCATCTGACGTGCAGGGTGATCGATTGTCGAGAGGGAAGGCTCGATGATGGTACCTATGGGGTCATTGTTGAACCCAATCACAGCCAGTTCGTCTGGGATTTTGATGCCCAATTCTTTGGCACACTGGATGACACTGACCGCAGTGGTGTCGTTGGCAGTGAAGATGCCATCGGGTCGCGGTTTTTGGGTAAGGAGTTTCTTGGCTGCAGCATAGCCTTCTTCGGCAGTGAGGTGACTGAGTTCGGCAATGAGGTTTTTGTCCACTGGGATATGGTTTGCTTCCAGTGCATTTTCATAGCCTTTGCGGCGATTGATGTAGACGTTGCGCTGCTGCGCACCAGCGAGGTGAGCGATACGTTGACATCCTTGGTCGATGAGGTGTTGGGTAGCGATTTGGGCGGACTGCAAGTTGTCGATCACGACAAGATCTGTATCTAAAGTTTCGGTCACTCTGTCTACGAATACCAAGGGAATTCCTTTGTTTTTGAAAGCTTGGAAATGCTCAAAATTTGTTGTTTCCATAGCGAGGGAAACGATGATTCCGTCTACACGGTAGTTGAACAGCAACTGGGCATTTTCGATTTCAAGTGCTGTGCGGTCGTGTGATTGAGTAAAGATGACGTGGTAGCCGTTTGCTTTGGCCTCTGATTCTATGCCGCTGATCATCGTGGAGATGAAGGGGCGGTCTATTCGT
The DNA window shown above is from Reichenbachiella sp. 5M10 and carries:
- a CDS encoding glycosyl hydrolase 115 family protein, coding for MKKSTLSLLLVLCLWSGCQDQPSRSESDLHHSPVSFSPSIGDFPVFSDGQLATLVVSESEDQGIQIAVTNLQDDLLLLTGQKAPLVHRLEDIQTDKAIIIGSAQKPTIQSLGLELQFLENKWEQFVIQGLDHPTSQVSECLVIAGSDKRGTIYGVYQLSQLMGVSPWYWWADVPVVQQEHIFVRKSPYTIGEPRVKYRGIFINDEAPALTGMAFDKFGGFNAEFYSHVFELILRLKGNYLWPAMWGKSIYEDDPQSPILADQMGVVLGTSHHEPLSRAHIEWSLHGQGPWNYSKNKENLKQFWREGVQRMGTNESIVTVGMRGDGDEPMTEGTAIQLLENIVKDQRTILSEVTGKPAKETPQMWALYKEVQDYYDQGMRVDDDITLLLCDDNWGNIRKLPTYGDTTRAGGYGIYYHFDYVGGPRNYKWINTTQISRVWEQMTTAYAYGVDQIWIVNVGDLKPMEFPISFFLDLAWDPRAITADQIPAYGRQWAKQQFGTVSAEAIAYLLDQYTLFNSRRKPEMLSMDTYSLTHYREFERVVRDYNALVEQARQIKEELPPRYHDAYFQLVEYPIAASANLNEMYYEVAKNHLYAQQGRTTTSETALRARQLYEKDSLLTLQYHSLRNGKWNHMMSQTHIGYTYWQQPDHQSMPTLVEKSLPLTGAHAGIALENSELWWPNNQTLSLPKFDSQNNPHYYIELFNRGTDASSYDITSNHRAILLSKKSGNLTFTERIEVSIDWAAMDDQSMDGSLTVSVNGEAIPIHIHADKLASSTPPVLNNGALAFEASDYSRKVESEHVTWLTVPQLGRTGSSVIAQPPMAKSALTPNAPHLAYDFALLEGAQVKIKLYTAPTLNYHNDEGLSYAISVDSQDPVVVNIHQNDTFPEWEKKVANNAHYTTTTHILDSGQHTLKIWHIDSKIPMQKIDLTVGDKPYSYLGVR
- a CDS encoding LacI family DNA-binding transcriptional regulator codes for the protein MKKSKEITIYDIAHALNVSPSTVSRALKKHKSIGKETIKKVEKKAMQMGYRPNIVAANLRTQKTNTIGVIVPRIDRPFISTMISGIESEAKANGYHVIFTQSHDRTALEIENAQLLFNYRVDGIIVSLAMETTNFEHFQAFKNKGIPLVFVDRVTETLDTDLVVIDNLQSAQIATQHLIDQGCQRIAHLAGAQQRNVYINRRKGYENALEANHIPVDKNLIAELSHLTAEEGYAAAKKLLTQKPRPDGIFTANDTTAVSVIQCAKELGIKIPDELAVIGFNNDPIGTIIEPSLSTIDHPARQMGEIAARQLLSHQNHPEIESSNLIKLKTALIQRASSRRK